The Mucilaginibacter mallensis genome has a segment encoding these proteins:
- a CDS encoding M16 family metallopeptidase — protein MNFNKNISVAALALLLASGGAFAQVKKKPVTHSTTPSAAASQSKSELLPVDANVLIGKLPNGLTYYIRKNTEPKNRAVLYLVSKAGSVLETDAQQGLAHFTEHMAFDGTRDFPKNQLVDYLQKSGVKFGADLNASTSFDETVYQLPIPTDTASVFEKGFTILANWAGYVTFDPAEMDKERGIVLEEARLRGKNAQERLQKQVFPVLLNNSRYAERIPIGKEDIIKNASVATIKEFYHDWYRPDLQAVIAVGDFDPQRVLALIKSNFSALTNPTPEKPRTQYSDPQGVGTSVVIATDAEFPYTLAEIVVKHPETKIRTTTDYLQSVRIGLFNQMLNARLGELTQKPNPPFLFGQASYGSFLGKQDAFTSIAVAKTADDLQGAIKAVVAETERARKFGFTATELERAKQNALTQLQNAYKERDKTTSSSFVNEYVEHFLNNQAIPGIDFEYNFYVSNIGKITLAEMNALAGKFISDQNRVVVVQAPDKEKAKLPDDKTLLSWISTAGNGVTPYVDNVSTEPLLARNDIPRGSTIVNVKKDDSLQVATFTLSNGVKIILKPTDFKNDQILISGYSFGGTSLASDADFPSANFAAGIIGSSGVGNINQIKLDKLLSGKNITMSPYISETTQGISGSSTPQDLETALQLLYLYFAQPRKDPDIWQSNITQAKAFLANRNLDPTNVYKDTVAAVLNNYNFRNLVTTNAQLDAASLDKAYDFYKARFADASGFTFTLVGSFSIDDIMPLLQTYLGGLPANGHAETYKNLNIHPPAGQVTRTVYKGIGDKSTVQLVFSGDYDYNEANNIQVDALESILQIKLTERLREQESGVYSPGIRADYVKLPNGRYTISIYFGCAPANVDKLTADALDEVNKIKQNGASATDIQKFVAEDIRSTQVQLRQNFFWAGYLAGGNQNQENPHRILNHLKDLNSVTVQSTRDAANKYMSGTNLIKLILMPEKK, from the coding sequence ATGAATTTCAACAAAAATATATCTGTAGCGGCTTTAGCCTTGTTACTTGCATCGGGTGGCGCTTTTGCCCAGGTTAAGAAAAAGCCTGTTACGCATAGCACCACGCCATCGGCAGCAGCTTCTCAATCAAAAAGCGAGCTGTTACCGGTTGATGCCAATGTTCTCATAGGTAAATTGCCTAATGGTTTAACCTATTATATCCGTAAAAATACCGAGCCTAAAAACCGTGCTGTGTTGTATTTGGTAAGCAAAGCCGGATCGGTTCTGGAAACCGACGCGCAACAGGGCCTTGCCCACTTTACCGAGCATATGGCTTTTGACGGCACACGCGATTTTCCTAAAAATCAACTGGTGGATTATTTACAGAAATCAGGCGTGAAATTTGGCGCTGATCTGAACGCCTCAACCAGTTTTGATGAAACCGTTTACCAACTGCCAATACCTACTGATACTGCAAGTGTATTTGAAAAAGGCTTTACTATACTGGCCAACTGGGCCGGTTATGTAACGTTTGATCCTGCCGAAATGGACAAAGAGCGTGGCATAGTATTGGAAGAAGCCCGCCTGCGTGGTAAAAATGCACAGGAGCGCTTGCAGAAACAGGTTTTCCCGGTATTGCTGAATAACTCCAGGTATGCTGAGCGTATACCTATTGGTAAAGAAGATATTATTAAAAACGCAAGCGTTGCCACCATAAAAGAATTTTATCATGACTGGTACCGCCCCGATCTGCAGGCGGTTATAGCCGTTGGTGATTTTGATCCACAGCGTGTGCTGGCATTAATAAAAAGCAATTTCTCGGCATTAACAAACCCAACACCTGAGAAACCACGTACCCAATATTCCGACCCGCAAGGTGTGGGTACTTCGGTAGTTATTGCAACGGATGCGGAGTTTCCTTATACTTTAGCCGAAATTGTAGTAAAACACCCTGAAACTAAAATAAGAACCACTACCGATTACCTGCAAAGCGTAAGAATAGGTTTGTTTAACCAAATGCTTAACGCGCGTTTGGGTGAATTAACACAAAAACCTAATCCGCCATTCCTTTTCGGACAGGCATCATATGGCAGCTTTTTGGGTAAACAGGATGCTTTTACATCTATCGCGGTAGCAAAAACAGCTGATGACCTGCAAGGTGCTATAAAAGCGGTAGTGGCCGAAACCGAGCGTGCACGCAAGTTTGGCTTTACAGCAACCGAACTGGAACGCGCCAAACAAAATGCCTTAACCCAGCTTCAAAACGCTTACAAGGAAAGGGATAAAACAACATCATCCAGCTTTGTAAATGAGTATGTTGAGCACTTCTTAAATAACCAGGCTATACCGGGTATTGATTTTGAATACAACTTTTATGTAAGCAACATAGGCAAAATTACTCTGGCCGAAATGAATGCCCTTGCCGGTAAATTCATCAGCGATCAAAATCGTGTGGTTGTTGTACAGGCTCCGGATAAAGAGAAAGCGAAACTGCCCGATGATAAAACTTTATTAAGCTGGATAAGCACAGCGGGCAATGGTGTAACCCCGTATGTTGATAATGTAAGTACCGAACCATTACTGGCCCGGAATGATATACCGCGCGGCAGTACAATTGTTAACGTTAAAAAAGATGATTCGCTGCAGGTGGCAACGTTTACGCTGTCGAACGGCGTAAAGATCATACTTAAACCAACTGATTTTAAAAACGACCAGATACTGATCAGCGGCTATAGTTTTGGTGGTACATCATTGGCAAGCGATGCCGATTTCCCTTCGGCAAATTTTGCAGCTGGTATAATTGGCAGTAGTGGCGTGGGTAATATTAACCAGATAAAGCTGGATAAACTGCTGAGCGGTAAAAACATTACCATGTCGCCTTACATTAGCGAAACTACCCAGGGTATATCAGGCAGTTCAACCCCGCAGGACCTGGAAACAGCCCTGCAATTACTGTACCTTTATTTTGCCCAGCCGCGCAAGGATCCGGATATCTGGCAGTCAAACATCACCCAGGCAAAAGCATTTTTAGCTAATCGCAACCTCGACCCTACAAACGTTTATAAGGATACCGTGGCAGCAGTGCTGAACAACTATAACTTCCGCAACCTGGTAACAACAAACGCCCAGCTTGATGCTGCAAGTTTGGATAAGGCATACGACTTTTATAAAGCACGTTTTGCCGATGCCAGCGGTTTTACCTTTACACTGGTTGGTAGTTTTAGCATTGATGATATAATGCCATTATTGCAAACGTATTTGGGTGGCCTGCCAGCAAACGGACATGCTGAAACTTACAAAAACTTAAATATACATCCGCCTGCAGGGCAGGTCACCAGAACTGTTTATAAAGGTATTGGCGATAAAAGTACCGTTCAGCTGGTTTTCAGTGGCGACTATGATTACAATGAGGCTAATAATATACAGGTAGATGCGCTGGAATCGATATTGCAAATTAAGCTTACCGAGCGCCTGCGCGAGCAGGAAAGCGGCGTTTATTCACCGGGCATACGTGCCGATTATGTGAAATTGCCAAACGGCAGGTATACCATTAGCATATACTTTGGATGTGCCCCTGCTAATGTTGATAAGCTGACTGCAGATGCACTTGACGAGGTAAATAAGATAAAACAGAATGGTGCCAGCGCGACAGATATTCAAAAGTTTGTTGCCGAGGATATCCGCTCAACACAGGTACAACTAAGGCAGAACTTTTTCTGGGCAGGATACCTGGCTGGTGGCAACCAAAACCAGGAAAACCCGCACAGGATATTGAACCACCTGAAAGATCTTAACTCGGTAACCGTGCAAAGTACTAGGGATGCTGCCAATAAATACATGAGCGGCACCAACCTTATCAAGTTGATACTGATGCCTGAGAAAAAGTAA
- a CDS encoding acyltransferase family protein, translated as MTADLKVKQPRLLSLDVLRGGTMAAMILVNNPGDWAHVYPPLDHAEWNGCTPTDLIFPFFLFMVGVSIVFAMEKRLTQTEDHGKLIWHAFKRMVTLLLINYGIHFFFSFISGDFNILNILRNLRIPGVLPRIAVVYFICTVIYLKTTPKTRVWLFISALIGYFLIMTCIPVPGVGYANLNPETNLGAWLDRLVFGTNHLWRESHVWDPEGILGTIPAIATGLFGIRVGTWLKDKNMEDSKKVNWMFVYGVLAVVLALLVDFFFPINKKLWTSSFVLYTGGLATVALALLYWLIDMNNYKRATPFFVTFGMNSITAYILADIVPGVLDAIPAHYNGKLTNLYGYLYQTLFVPFFTPVNASVAAAIALVFVIWLILYPLYKRNIIIKV; from the coding sequence ATGACTGCTGATCTTAAAGTTAAACAGCCCCGGCTGCTCTCGCTCGATGTGCTGCGTGGCGGAACTATGGCCGCAATGATACTGGTAAATAACCCCGGCGACTGGGCTCATGTTTACCCGCCGCTCGACCATGCTGAGTGGAATGGCTGTACCCCAACAGATCTGATATTCCCATTCTTCCTGTTCATGGTAGGAGTTTCTATCGTGTTTGCTATGGAAAAACGCCTGACCCAAACAGAGGATCACGGCAAGCTGATATGGCATGCTTTTAAACGCATGGTGACCCTGCTGCTGATCAACTACGGCATCCATTTCTTTTTCTCGTTCATCAGTGGCGATTTTAATATACTGAATATTTTACGCAACCTGCGTATCCCGGGCGTTTTGCCCCGTATTGCCGTGGTGTATTTTATATGTACCGTCATCTACCTAAAAACAACACCTAAAACACGGGTGTGGCTGTTTATAAGCGCGCTTATAGGTTACTTCCTTATCATGACCTGTATACCTGTACCGGGCGTTGGCTACGCTAACCTTAATCCCGAAACCAATTTGGGTGCATGGTTGGATCGTTTGGTTTTCGGCACTAACCACCTGTGGCGCGAATCGCATGTTTGGGACCCGGAAGGGATATTAGGCACCATCCCCGCCATAGCAACCGGCTTATTTGGTATAAGAGTAGGAACCTGGCTTAAGGATAAAAATATGGAGGACAGCAAAAAAGTAAACTGGATGTTTGTATATGGTGTGCTGGCTGTTGTATTAGCGCTGTTAGTGGATTTCTTCTTCCCTATTAACAAAAAACTGTGGACAAGCTCGTTTGTGCTATACACCGGTGGTTTGGCAACCGTTGCCCTGGCATTGCTATACTGGCTTATTGATATGAACAATTACAAACGTGCCACACCGTTTTTTGTAACCTTCGGTATGAACTCTATAACAGCATACATACTGGCTGATATTGTTCCGGGCGTATTGGATGCCATACCCGCGCATTATAATGGTAAGCTAACAAACCTGTATGGGTATCTTTACCAAACCCTGTTTGTGCCATTCTTCACACCGGTAAACGCGTCGGTTGCGGCTGCCATTGCACTGGTATTTGTTATCTGGCTTATTTTGTACCCGCTTTACAAGCGTAATATTATTATAAAAGTATAA
- a CDS encoding anhydro-N-acetylmuramic acid kinase: MLPLNHNLQKLVDIARKDKKIAIGLMSGTSLDGLDIALCRFSGNGLQTKFSLLQFTTIPYDDTFKQEVKAVFARRDADLEKVCLLNAYIGTYHAELVLQALADWNINPKTVDFIASHGQTIYHAPKRLHKQAGYPNATLQIGDGDHIAVKTGILTISDFRQKHIAAGGEGAPLALYGDVLLGSKAGENRILLNIGGIANLTYLPGDKDYTKILCTDIGPGNTLIDAACREYFNKPFDEDSRIAYSGKINDALLSELLSHPFFKEIAPKTTGPELFNLAFIKAAQERSNTLGISAEDLVCTLSAFTATTITDFITANFPADIKLFASGGGARNIYVMDSLMRGLPDVEIQDTAVLGIDPDAKEAILFALLGNEALCGEPIKIGDNPTVLMGKFSFAG, from the coding sequence ATGTTACCATTAAACCATAACCTGCAAAAGCTGGTTGACATTGCCCGCAAGGACAAAAAGATAGCCATCGGCTTAATGTCGGGCACATCACTGGATGGGCTGGATATTGCCCTGTGCCGGTTTAGCGGTAATGGCTTACAAACTAAATTCAGCCTTTTGCAATTTACTACTATCCCATATGATGATACTTTTAAACAAGAAGTAAAGGCAGTATTTGCCCGCCGCGATGCTGATCTGGAAAAAGTTTGTTTGCTGAATGCCTACATCGGCACCTATCATGCCGAGCTGGTTTTACAGGCCCTGGCAGATTGGAACATCAACCCTAAAACCGTTGATTTTATAGCCAGCCACGGGCAAACCATTTATCATGCCCCTAAAAGGTTGCACAAACAAGCAGGTTACCCAAATGCCACTCTGCAAATTGGCGATGGCGATCATATCGCGGTAAAAACAGGGATCTTAACTATAAGCGATTTCAGGCAAAAGCATATCGCGGCCGGTGGTGAGGGGGCCCCCTTGGCTTTATATGGCGATGTATTACTGGGAAGCAAAGCAGGTGAAAACAGGATATTACTGAACATCGGCGGCATAGCTAACCTCACCTACCTGCCGGGCGATAAGGATTATACCAAAATACTTTGTACCGATATCGGCCCTGGTAATACGCTGATAGATGCTGCCTGCCGGGAATATTTTAACAAGCCTTTTGATGAAGATTCACGGATCGCTTACTCGGGAAAGATAAACGATGCTTTGTTAAGTGAGTTATTGAGTCACCCGTTCTTTAAAGAAATCGCGCCTAAAACCACAGGACCAGAGTTGTTTAACCTGGCTTTTATAAAGGCGGCACAGGAAAGATCGAACACTTTGGGCATCAGCGCTGAAGACCTGGTTTGTACGTTGAGCGCTTTTACCGCGACAACTATTACTGATTTTATAACGGCCAATTTCCCGGCTGATATTAAATTATTTGCCAGTGGCGGCGGCGCAAGGAATATTTATGTGATGGATAGTTTGATGCGGGGATTACCAGATGTTGAGATACAAGATACCGCGGTCTTAGGTATTGATCCGGATGCTAAGGAGGCGATATTGTTCGCTTTGCTGGGTAATGAAGCCCTGTGCGGCGAGCCGATAAAGATCGGGGATAATCCTACGGTTTTGATGGGAAAATTTAGTTTCGCGGGGTAG
- a CDS encoding amidohydrolase family protein — MKKITAIFGGLLLSINLIYAQATISPAPAQSKPIILTGATIHVGNGQVINNGYISFDKGKITAIGEGSAPNTAGADVIDASGKQIYPGFICPTTNLGLVEIEEGAKGTVDDWETGTLNPNVRSIIAYNTDSKVIPTVRSNGILMAQITPSGEFISGQSSIVQLDAWNWEDAAYKTDMGIHLNWPVVRFESRRGAATGPPQESPAEKAQKAIDAIVELFTEAKAYSEIPKPAVANLKLEAMKGLFNGTKKLFINADGAREIIQSVAFAKKFGISIVIVGGGESYLVTDVLKNNNVPVILTETQRLPDNDEDDVYLPYKLPKMLQDAGVLYGLTGTGFWRQRNLPFEAGQAVGYGLSKEQALSMITLNNAKILGIDKTVGTLEVGKDATLFISKGDALDMIGLDVQTAFIQGRNINLDNLHKQLYRKFSAKYGLKANL, encoded by the coding sequence ATGAAAAAGATAACCGCAATTTTTGGAGGATTATTGCTCAGCATTAACCTCATATATGCGCAAGCCACTATATCACCAGCGCCGGCGCAATCAAAACCAATAATATTAACCGGCGCCACCATCCATGTGGGTAACGGGCAGGTAATAAATAATGGTTACATCAGCTTTGATAAAGGCAAAATAACTGCCATAGGCGAGGGCTCAGCGCCAAATACTGCCGGTGCAGATGTTATTGACGCCAGCGGAAAACAGATTTACCCGGGTTTCATTTGCCCGACAACTAACCTCGGCTTAGTTGAGATTGAAGAAGGCGCAAAAGGTACGGTTGATGACTGGGAAACCGGCACGCTTAACCCTAACGTGCGTTCGATAATCGCTTATAATACCGATTCAAAAGTTATACCAACCGTTCGCTCAAATGGTATCCTGATGGCGCAGATCACACCCAGTGGTGAGTTTATCTCGGGGCAATCATCAATAGTACAACTGGATGCCTGGAACTGGGAAGATGCGGCATATAAAACCGATATGGGCATCCACCTGAACTGGCCGGTTGTTCGTTTTGAAAGCAGGAGAGGGGCAGCAACAGGCCCACCACAGGAATCACCAGCCGAAAAGGCCCAGAAAGCCATTGATGCTATCGTGGAGTTATTTACCGAGGCCAAAGCCTATTCGGAAATACCAAAACCAGCCGTTGCCAATTTAAAGTTGGAAGCCATGAAAGGCCTATTCAATGGTACAAAAAAGTTGTTTATTAATGCTGATGGTGCAAGGGAAATTATCCAGTCGGTAGCTTTTGCAAAAAAGTTCGGCATCTCCATAGTAATAGTTGGCGGCGGCGAATCTTATTTGGTTACCGATGTGTTAAAGAACAATAACGTGCCTGTAATACTCACAGAAACCCAACGACTGCCCGATAATGATGAGGACGATGTTTACCTGCCCTACAAACTGCCAAAAATGCTGCAGGATGCAGGTGTTTTATACGGATTGACCGGCACGGGCTTCTGGCGCCAGCGCAACCTGCCCTTCGAGGCCGGGCAGGCGGTTGGCTACGGCTTAAGCAAAGAGCAAGCCCTGAGCATGATCACCCTTAATAACGCCAAAATATTAGGTATAGATAAAACTGTAGGAACGCTGGAAGTTGGTAAGGATGCCACGCTGTTCATCTCCAAAGGCGATGCACTGGATATGATCGGCCTTGATGTACAAACTGCCTTTATCCAGGGGCGGAACATCAACCTGGATAACCTGCACAAGCAACTGTACCGTAAGTTCAGCGCTAAATACGGGTTGAAGGCGAATTTGTAA
- a CDS encoding amidohydrolase family protein, translated as MKKTLLLCFALFMAHLLYAQDTFPVNGTWDIRPGQYAFTNATIVVNADQTIANGTLLIKDRKIEAVGAGIAIPKGYVTIDLKGKHIYPGLIDAYTTYGIPDEPRKEFSRRGSYTPVYTTTKPGAYGWNEAIKPEMNAKAIFHADASKAEDLKKNGFGAVQSLIHDGIARGTSVAVTLGDERDNEVMLNDEAAAHYSFNKGTAATDYPSSLMGSIALIRQTYYDAQWYKTQNEEYNISLAEFNRTQNIPQVFEVSDALGVMRADKIAKEFGKQYIFKTDGDEYRRLDAMKNTGSSFIIPVNFPEAYDVEDPMDARKVSYAQLKDWELAPTNPAAMEKAGIKFAITTYGLQNGRDFWPNLRTAIDNGLSEKQALSSLTTIPAQMLGVADKLGSIEKGKLASFIITSDDLFKKDDIIYENWIEGRQYIVTRMNVNDLRGNYTIASDALPGLTMKIGGTPGEYDVNLSRTGADSVKAKGTITRSGDIVSIYFDLKNKPEGSIRLNGYITSLSPLTFSGNGIMPDGSAIKWSATYASAVAAEPAHPEEKKEIEVGPVIYPFVAYGNAQLPVAETVLFKNATVWTSEKEGILQNADVLIENGKIKAVGKNLAAGNAKVIDATGKHLSPGIVDEHSHIAVSGSVNEGTQAVTAEVRIGDVLNPEDISLYRQLAGGVTTSHILHGSANPIGGQTMLIKHRWGVLPDQMKFEGADGFIKFALGENVKQTNWGIPEGTPNMRFPQTRMGVEQVYMDEFTRAKEYKAARSVKGSNVRRDLELDAIVEILDKKRFITCHSYLQSEINMLMKVGDTMGFKVNTFTHILEGYKVADKMKARGIAGSTFSDWWAYKMEVSEAIPYNGALMHDMGIVTAFNSDDDEMARRLNQEAGKAVTYGHMSEEEALKLVTINPAIMLHVDNKVGSIKVGKDADLVLWSADPLSIYAVAEKTYVDGIPYWDIDKDAANQKAMKDDEARIIQKMIAAKNKGAVTQKPKGRRPHKNDEAAEDDEYVSDGTGQTSATQTVNQ; from the coding sequence ATGAAAAAAACCTTACTCTTATGTTTTGCGCTGTTTATGGCTCATCTGCTGTACGCGCAGGACACCTTCCCGGTAAACGGTACCTGGGATATCCGCCCGGGGCAATACGCCTTTACCAATGCCACTATTGTTGTTAATGCCGATCAAACCATCGCCAATGGTACCTTATTAATTAAGGACCGCAAGATAGAAGCAGTTGGCGCTGGTATTGCCATCCCCAAAGGCTATGTAACCATCGACCTAAAAGGCAAGCACATTTACCCCGGTTTGATTGATGCCTATACTACTTACGGTATACCAGATGAACCTAGAAAAGAGTTCTCACGCCGTGGCAGTTATACGCCGGTATATACCACAACCAAACCCGGCGCCTACGGCTGGAACGAAGCTATCAAACCCGAAATGAACGCTAAAGCTATTTTCCATGCCGATGCTTCCAAAGCTGAAGACCTGAAGAAAAACGGTTTCGGCGCTGTGCAATCATTAATACATGATGGTATTGCACGCGGTACATCGGTAGCGGTTACTTTGGGCGATGAACGCGATAACGAAGTAATGCTGAATGATGAAGCCGCCGCGCATTATTCATTCAACAAAGGCACTGCTGCGACTGATTACCCGTCATCATTAATGGGGAGCATAGCGCTGATACGCCAAACTTATTATGATGCGCAATGGTACAAAACACAGAACGAGGAATACAACATTTCATTAGCTGAGTTTAACCGCACACAAAATATCCCGCAGGTGTTTGAGGTTTCTGACGCATTAGGTGTTATGCGTGCCGATAAAATAGCCAAAGAATTCGGCAAACAATACATTTTTAAAACTGATGGTGATGAATACCGTCGCCTTGATGCCATGAAAAATACGGGCAGCAGCTTTATCATTCCGGTAAATTTCCCGGAGGCTTATGATGTGGAGGACCCGATGGATGCCCGCAAAGTAAGCTATGCCCAGTTAAAAGATTGGGAACTGGCGCCAACCAACCCCGCTGCTATGGAAAAAGCGGGGATAAAATTTGCCATAACTACCTATGGCTTGCAAAACGGCCGTGATTTTTGGCCGAACCTGCGCACAGCTATTGATAACGGTTTAAGCGAAAAACAGGCTTTATCGTCCTTAACAACTATCCCTGCCCAAATGCTTGGCGTTGCCGATAAGCTGGGCTCAATTGAAAAAGGTAAACTGGCCAGCTTTATTATTACTTCTGACGACCTGTTTAAAAAGGACGATATAATTTATGAGAACTGGATCGAAGGTCGCCAGTATATAGTAACCCGCATGAACGTTAACGATCTGCGCGGTAATTATACTATAGCCAGCGATGCCCTGCCCGGCCTTACCATGAAAATTGGCGGCACACCCGGCGAGTATGATGTAAACCTGTCTCGAACAGGTGCTGATAGCGTCAAAGCAAAAGGTACCATCACCCGCAGCGGCGATATCGTGAGCATTTATTTCGACCTTAAAAATAAACCGGAGGGCAGTATCCGCCTGAATGGTTATATCACCAGCCTGTCGCCGCTTACCTTTAGTGGTAATGGCATAATGCCCGATGGCTCGGCTATTAAATGGTCGGCAACTTATGCCAGTGCAGTAGCTGCTGAGCCAGCTCATCCCGAAGAAAAAAAGGAGATTGAAGTTGGCCCGGTTATTTATCCATTTGTTGCCTATGGCAACGCACAGCTACCAGTAGCCGAAACGGTATTATTTAAAAATGCTACTGTTTGGACAAGCGAAAAAGAAGGCATCCTGCAAAACGCGGATGTATTGATAGAAAACGGCAAGATAAAAGCGGTTGGTAAAAATCTTGCAGCAGGTAATGCTAAGGTTATTGATGCTACGGGCAAGCATTTATCGCCGGGTATAGTTGATGAGCACTCGCATATTGCCGTATCAGGCAGTGTGAACGAGGGCACGCAAGCCGTTACCGCCGAAGTTAGGATTGGTGATGTGCTAAACCCGGAGGATATCAGTCTTTACCGTCAGCTGGCAGGCGGGGTAACCACCTCGCATATTTTGCATGGCTCGGCAAATCCTATAGGCGGGCAAACCATGCTCATTAAACACCGTTGGGGTGTTTTACCCGATCAGATGAAATTTGAAGGAGCGGATGGTTTCATCAAGTTCGCGCTGGGCGAAAACGTTAAGCAAACCAACTGGGGCATACCAGAGGGAACGCCGAACATGCGTTTCCCGCAAACCCGTATGGGCGTTGAGCAGGTTTATATGGATGAATTTACCCGTGCTAAGGAATACAAAGCAGCACGCTCAGTAAAAGGCAGCAATGTTCGCCGCGATCTGGAGCTGGACGCGATAGTAGAGATACTCGACAAAAAACGCTTCATTACCTGTCACTCTTACCTGCAATCAGAAATTAATATGCTGATGAAGGTTGGCGATACCATGGGCTTTAAGGTAAACACCTTTACCCACATTTTGGAAGGCTATAAAGTGGCCGATAAAATGAAGGCACGTGGCATAGCGGGTTCAACTTTCTCTGATTGGTGGGCCTACAAAATGGAAGTATCCGAAGCTATACCTTACAACGGTGCGCTGATGCACGATATGGGCATAGTAACCGCCTTTAATTCCGACGATGATGAAATGGCCCGCCGCCTAAACCAGGAAGCAGGCAAAGCCGTAACCTACGGCCACATGAGCGAGGAAGAAGCCTTGAAGCTGGTTACCATTAACCCGGCAATTATGCTGCATGTGGATAATAAGGTAGGCAGTATTAAGGTTGGTAAGGATGCTGACTTAGTACTATGGTCGGCTGATCCTCTGTCTATTTATGCTGTTGCCGAAAAAACTTATGTAGATGGCATACCCTACTGGGATATTGATAAGGATGCAGCCAATCAAAAGGCGATGAAGGATGACGAAGCGCGCATTATCCAGAAAATGATCGCGGCTAAAAACAAAGGCGCGGTAACGCAAAAGCCAAAGGGCCGCCGTCCGCATAAAAATGATGAAGCTGCTGAAGATGATGAATATGTGAGCGATGGTACAGGCCAAACTTCAGCAACACAAACTGTAAATCAATAA